Proteins encoded by one window of Mariniplasma anaerobium:
- the dnaJ gene encoding molecular chaperone DnaJ: MANKRDFYDVLGLKKGASEDEIKKAYRTLAKKYHPDISKEANAESKFKEVQEAYDTLNDAQKKAAYDQYGHDGSPFGGQGFGGGQGFGDFGGFGDIFSQFFGGGNRSQKQQNYNGPQRGEDLEKMMTVDFMDAVLGTKKTISVQVEEECHTCHGLGAESSKDVEVCDRCHGDGFVNVEQRTMFGAMRTQQVCPKCGGQGKVINKRCHTCNGSGIEKVTKTVDVNIPAGVDTNMSLKVAGYGNGGTKGGSKGDLYLNFRVKPHKVFKRHHDDIILEVPITVTQAVLGAKIEIPTIYGDVDLKIPAGIEHGTILRMREKGVANVRSKKKGDQQVIVQIKVPKTLSAQEKKLYEELDSLESKEKDSAWHKFKNLFKN, translated from the coding sequence ATGGCAAATAAGAGAGATTTTTATGATGTATTAGGATTAAAAAAAGGCGCTAGTGAAGATGAGATAAAAAAAGCTTATCGAACGCTAGCAAAAAAATATCATCCTGATATATCCAAAGAAGCAAATGCAGAAAGCAAATTTAAAGAAGTTCAAGAAGCTTATGATACACTAAATGATGCTCAAAAAAAGGCAGCTTATGATCAATATGGTCATGATGGCAGTCCTTTTGGCGGACAAGGATTTGGTGGTGGACAAGGCTTTGGTGATTTTGGTGGATTTGGAGATATTTTTTCACAATTTTTTGGTGGAGGAAATAGATCACAAAAACAACAAAACTATAATGGACCACAGCGAGGCGAAGATTTAGAAAAAATGATGACAGTAGACTTTATGGATGCTGTTTTAGGAACTAAAAAAACGATTAGCGTGCAAGTTGAAGAAGAATGTCACACATGTCATGGATTGGGTGCTGAATCTAGTAAAGATGTTGAAGTATGCGATAGATGTCATGGAGATGGATTTGTTAATGTAGAGCAACGGACGATGTTTGGTGCAATGCGAACACAACAAGTTTGTCCAAAATGTGGTGGTCAAGGAAAAGTAATCAATAAGCGTTGTCATACATGTAATGGATCAGGCATCGAAAAAGTTACAAAGACTGTAGATGTTAATATTCCTGCTGGTGTAGATACAAATATGAGTTTAAAAGTTGCTGGTTATGGTAATGGAGGCACAAAAGGTGGATCTAAAGGTGATCTATACTTAAACTTTAGAGTTAAACCTCATAAAGTCTTTAAGCGTCATCACGACGATATTATCTTAGAAGTTCCAATTACTGTAACACAGGCTGTTTTAGGAGCTAAAATTGAAATCCCTACAATTTATGGAGATGTTGATTTAAAGATTCCTGCTGGTATTGAACACGGAACGATTTTAAGAATGAGAGAAAAAGGGGTCGCAAATGTTAGAAGTAAGAAAAAAGGCGATCAACAAGTCATTGTTCAGATTAAAGTTCCAAAGACTCTTTCAGCACAAGAGAAAAAACTTTATGAGGAATTAGATTCATTAGAATCCAAAGAAAAAGACAGTGCATGGCATAAATTTAAAAATTTATTCAAAAACTAA
- the rpmG gene encoding 50S ribosomal protein L33 yields MRDLVKLVCTSCGDENYHTDKNKKTKPERLEFKKYCPRERKYTIHKEKK; encoded by the coding sequence ATGAGAGATCTTGTAAAACTGGTTTGTACTTCATGTGGCGATGAAAATTATCATACTGATAAAAATAAAAAAACTAAACCTGAACGTTTAGAATTTAAGAAATATTGCCCACGTGAAAGAAAATATACAATCCATAAAGAGAAGAAATAA
- the dnaK gene encoding molecular chaperone DnaK → MAKTNKIIGIDLGTTNSVVSVMEGGEAKVIPNAEGGRTTPSVISFKGDEISVGDVAKRQAVTNPNTVSSIKRHMGDANYKVDIQGKKYTPQQLSAMILQNLKKTAEDYLGAQVTQAVITVPAYFNDAERQATKDAGKIAGLDVKRIINEPTAAALAYGIDKTDKEQTVLVFDLGGGTFDVSVLRLADGTFEVISTAGNNKLGGDDFDQEVINYLVAEFKKENAVDLSLDKMAVQRLKDAAEKAKKELSGVSQSQISLPFITMGVAGPLHLEMTLTRAKFNELTAHLVDKCQQPVRRALSDAKLTPKDIDQVLLVGGSTRIPAVQDLVKRELGKEPNRSVNPDEVVAMGAAIQGGVLAGDVKDVLLLDVTPLSLGIETLGGVFTKLIERNTTIPTSKSQVFSTAADNQPAVDIHVLQGERSMAQDNKTLGRFQLGDIPAARRGVPQIEVSFDIDANGIVSVKAKDLGTNKEQSITVTGTGSLSDAEIEKMVKEAEEQAEADKLKRESADTRNEASNLIFQTTKAIEDLGADVDEATKTKLQDQIKDLEEALKGDDIENIKAKKEALEKDAQEIAAKAYQKSQQQAQPEQPENNETKDQDGKTTVDAEFEEK, encoded by the coding sequence ATGGCAAAAACAAATAAGATTATAGGTATCGATTTAGGTACAACAAACTCAGTTGTCTCTGTAATGGAAGGCGGCGAAGCAAAAGTAATACCAAATGCTGAAGGCGGAAGAACTACACCATCAGTTATATCATTTAAAGGTGATGAAATTAGTGTAGGTGATGTTGCTAAAAGACAAGCAGTTACTAATCCTAACACAGTAAGTTCTATTAAAAGACATATGGGTGATGCGAATTATAAAGTTGACATCCAAGGTAAAAAATATACACCTCAACAATTATCAGCAATGATTTTACAAAATTTAAAGAAAACAGCTGAAGATTATTTAGGTGCTCAAGTGACTCAAGCAGTTATTACTGTTCCTGCATATTTTAATGATGCAGAACGCCAAGCAACAAAAGATGCTGGTAAAATTGCTGGACTTGATGTAAAACGTATTATCAATGAACCTACAGCTGCAGCTCTAGCTTATGGTATTGATAAGACAGATAAAGAACAAACAGTCTTAGTATTTGACTTAGGTGGAGGTACATTTGATGTATCTGTCTTAAGACTTGCTGATGGCACGTTTGAAGTTATTTCAACTGCAGGTAATAATAAACTTGGTGGAGATGACTTTGATCAAGAAGTTATTAATTATTTAGTAGCTGAATTTAAGAAAGAAAATGCTGTTGATCTATCTTTAGATAAGATGGCAGTACAAAGATTAAAAGATGCAGCTGAAAAAGCTAAAAAAGAATTAAGTGGTGTTTCTCAATCACAAATCAGTCTACCTTTTATTACAATGGGTGTTGCTGGTCCACTACATTTAGAAATGACTTTAACAAGAGCTAAGTTTAATGAATTAACTGCTCATTTAGTTGATAAATGTCAACAACCAGTTAGACGCGCATTATCAGATGCTAAACTAACACCTAAAGATATTGATCAAGTCTTATTAGTTGGTGGTTCTACACGTATCCCAGCTGTTCAAGATTTAGTTAAACGTGAATTAGGTAAAGAGCCTAATAGAAGTGTTAACCCTGATGAAGTTGTAGCAATGGGTGCAGCAATTCAAGGTGGTGTCTTAGCAGGTGATGTGAAAGATGTCTTATTATTAGATGTTACACCATTATCACTTGGTATTGAAACATTAGGTGGTGTATTCACCAAGTTAATTGAAAGAAATACTACAATTCCAACTTCTAAATCACAAGTGTTCTCAACTGCTGCTGATAATCAACCAGCTGTTGATATCCATGTATTGCAAGGTGAACGTTCAATGGCTCAAGATAATAAAACTTTAGGACGTTTCCAATTAGGAGATATTCCTGCTGCACGTCGTGGCGTTCCACAAATTGAAGTATCATTTGATATAGATGCTAATGGTATCGTATCAGTTAAAGCAAAAGATTTAGGAACTAACAAAGAACAATCTATTACAGTTACAGGCACTGGTTCTTTATCAGATGCTGAAATAGAAAAAATGGTTAAAGAAGCTGAAGAACAAGCAGAAGCAGATAAATTAAAACGTGAATCAGCAGACACAAGAAATGAAGCTTCAAATTTAATATTCCAAACAACTAAAGCTATTGAAGATTTAGGCGCAGATGTAGATGAAGCAACTAAGACTAAACTCCAAGATCAAATTAAAGATTTAGAGGAAGCTTTAAAAGGCGATGACATCGAAAATATCAAGGCTAAAAAAGAAGCTCTTGAAAAAGATGCACAAGAAATTGCAGCTAAAGCATATCAAAAATCACAACAACAAGCACAACCAGAGCAACCAGAAAATAATGAAACTAAGGATCAAGACGGTAAAACTACTGTTGATGCAGAATTTGAAGAAAAATAA
- the hrcA gene encoding heat-inducible transcriptional repressor HrcA: MITSRQKLILKAIIELYVKDAQPVGSKSLTHLPYLSFSSATIRYDMAQLELLGYLEKTHTSSGRVPSEKGYRYYVEHLVTRDQDVLKSFPLIDEIFLKNKLAREQAIEDAMNLLSELTNYTALAIGPSGASAKIKKIDFVPLTPSQAVILIVTDQGHVQHQSINVPKEGHINDVKEVIKTLDDLLRDRSIVDANKILENVFAKQQIESFMTYQTQILESFINAFSKFAEDNFYLSGVTNVFDQPEFHNARHMKSFVDMFDRRDLLKLIGEQDGLSIRFGSDLRLIPMENCTVISVPYQINDDEHGTIAVLGPTRMEYSKVIPLVEYIASNLGKLYKK, encoded by the coding sequence ATGATTACAAGTAGACAAAAATTAATCTTGAAAGCCATCATTGAGTTGTATGTAAAAGACGCTCAACCAGTTGGTTCTAAGTCGTTAACTCATTTACCTTACTTAAGTTTTTCTAGTGCAACTATTAGATATGATATGGCGCAATTAGAATTGCTGGGGTATCTTGAAAAAACACACACATCAAGTGGACGTGTACCTTCAGAAAAAGGGTATAGATATTATGTAGAACATCTAGTGACAAGAGATCAAGATGTTTTAAAATCTTTTCCTTTAATTGATGAAATATTTTTGAAAAATAAACTTGCTAGAGAACAAGCTATAGAAGACGCAATGAATTTATTATCAGAATTAACAAATTATACTGCTTTAGCTATAGGTCCGAGTGGAGCGAGTGCAAAAATTAAAAAAATTGATTTTGTACCCTTAACACCATCTCAAGCAGTTATATTGATTGTTACAGATCAAGGTCATGTGCAACATCAATCTATTAATGTTCCTAAAGAAGGACATATCAATGATGTTAAAGAAGTTATAAAGACTTTAGATGACTTATTAAGAGATAGAAGTATTGTTGATGCAAATAAAATATTAGAAAATGTTTTTGCTAAACAACAAATTGAATCTTTTATGACATATCAAACGCAAATCTTAGAATCATTTATTAATGCTTTTTCTAAATTTGCAGAAGATAATTTCTATTTATCTGGTGTTACAAATGTATTTGATCAACCAGAGTTTCATAATGCAAGGCACATGAAAAGCTTTGTTGATATGTTTGATAGAAGAGACCTTTTAAAACTTATTGGTGAACAAGATGGATTATCGATAAGATTTGGCAGTGACTTAAGATTAATTCCAATGGAAAATTGTACTGTCATATCAGTGCCTTACCAAATTAATGATGACGAGCATGGTACCATCGCTGTATTGGGCCCGACACGTATGGAATATAGTAAGGTTATTCCTTTAGTAGAATACATTGCGAGTAACTTAGGAAAATTATATAAAAAATAA
- a CDS encoding nucleotide exchange factor GrpE, with amino-acid sequence MEDEKKDLTEQLEEVAKEELVVEETTKKEKKNKYKEKIETLEQEVAQLKDKLLRNAAELENFKKRITLERINDRKFASKNLVYDILEPLDQLNMIINMETDNDVLKNFLYGFKMLNDKFYEVLKNDGLKEIDALNKQFDPKYHHAIEKESIEDKPNGINLKVIQKGYMYKEQLLRPAMVKINEWSDENGKNK; translated from the coding sequence ATGGAAGATGAAAAAAAAGATTTGACTGAGCAACTTGAAGAAGTTGCTAAAGAAGAACTAGTCGTTGAAGAAACTACTAAAAAAGAAAAAAAGAACAAATATAAAGAAAAAATCGAAACATTAGAACAAGAAGTTGCTCAATTAAAAGATAAATTATTAAGAAATGCAGCTGAATTAGAAAATTTCAAAAAAAGAATTACTTTAGAAAGAATAAATGATCGCAAGTTTGCTTCAAAAAATTTAGTTTATGATATTTTAGAACCACTTGATCAGTTAAACATGATTATAAACATGGAAACAGATAATGATGTATTAAAAAATTTCTTATATGGATTTAAAATGTTAAATGATAAATTTTATGAAGTTTTAAAAAATGATGGATTAAAGGAAATTGACGCTTTAAATAAGCAGTTTGATCCTAAATATCATCATGCAATTGAAAAAGAAAGTATTGAAGATAAACCTAATGGAATCAACTTAAAAGTGATTCAAAAAGGTTATATGTATAAAGAACAACTATTAAGACCTGCCATGGTCAAAATAAACGAATGGAGTGATGAAAATGGCAAAAACAAATAA
- the ispG gene encoding flavodoxin-dependent (E)-4-hydroxy-3-methylbut-2-enyl-diphosphate synthase, whose amino-acid sequence MLQREQTHPIKIGSYTMGGNNKVYIQSMTNTYTKDVEATVKQIKMLEKAGCEIIRVAVLDLVDAKAIKEIKKQISIPLVADIHFDYRLALASIENGADKIRLNPGNILKREHVELVVNACKEKHIPIRIGVNSGSLPGRAEPTPELMVEVAKSHVDILESMDFHDIALSLKATDMNLMIETYRLAAKTFNYPLHLGVTEAGTAFSGGIKSAMGIGILLHEGIGNTIRVSLTDNPILEIQAAKEILKNLGLKDKVPNLISCPTCGRIQYDMIDIAKKIEKYLLQINKTINVAIMGCAVNGPGEAKHADIGVAGGKGEAILFRKGKIIKKIKESEVYDELIKEIDQFDDSIYDK is encoded by the coding sequence ATGTTACAAAGAGAACAAACTCATCCTATAAAGATAGGATCTTATACAATGGGCGGAAATAATAAGGTTTATATCCAGTCCATGACTAACACATATACAAAAGATGTAGAGGCAACCGTTAAGCAAATAAAGATGCTAGAAAAAGCTGGCTGTGAAATCATAAGGGTTGCTGTCTTAGATTTAGTAGATGCTAAAGCTATTAAGGAAATAAAAAAACAAATTTCTATTCCTTTAGTTGCAGACATCCATTTTGATTATAGACTAGCACTTGCTTCCATTGAAAATGGTGCAGATAAAATCAGATTAAATCCGGGAAATATACTCAAAAGAGAGCATGTAGAACTTGTTGTTAATGCATGCAAAGAAAAACATATTCCAATTCGAATCGGAGTCAATAGTGGATCTCTTCCTGGAAGAGCTGAACCAACACCAGAACTTATGGTCGAAGTTGCTAAATCCCATGTTGATATTTTAGAATCTATGGATTTTCATGATATTGCGCTATCTTTAAAAGCTACTGATATGAATTTAATGATTGAGACTTATAGACTGGCTGCAAAGACTTTTAACTATCCCCTTCACTTAGGTGTAACTGAAGCTGGAACAGCTTTTAGCGGCGGAATTAAGAGCGCTATGGGCATAGGTATACTTCTTCATGAAGGTATAGGTAACACAATTAGAGTTTCTCTAACTGATAATCCTATTTTAGAGATTCAAGCAGCAAAAGAAATCTTAAAGAATTTAGGATTAAAGGATAAAGTTCCTAATCTAATTAGTTGTCCTACTTGTGGTAGAATTCAATATGATATGATTGATATTGCTAAAAAGATAGAAAAGTATTTGCTTCAAATCAATAAGACTATTAATGTTGCGATTATGGGGTGTGCAGTTAATGGACCCGGAGAAGCAAAACACGCTGATATAGGTGTTGCTGGTGGTAAAGGTGAAGCTATTTTATTTAGAAAAGGTAAAATTATTAAAAAGATTAAAGAATCAGAAGTATATGATGAATTGATTAAAGAAATTGATCAGTTTGATGATTCTATATATGATAAATAA
- a CDS encoding MBL fold metallo-hydrolase codes for MKTFKENKIFAHSFLLCRFDVCYLIDPSHDLESIIEALEGRKLEGILLTHAHMDHVELIHMFDCPIYMHLDDAHLLFEDQYNGYHPNKHPYMRKALKLKYVADGTKLAMGDGFIEVIHTPGHTKGSVCYLYDSKLFAGDTLFRESVGRHDLYSGSLVELRKSIIKLMKLPGQTKVYPGHDENTTIRYEQKHNPYYIKWAKQQKK; via the coding sequence ATGAAAACATTTAAAGAAAATAAAATATTTGCACATAGTTTTTTACTATGTCGCTTTGATGTATGCTATTTAATTGATCCCTCACATGATTTAGAAAGCATAATCGAAGCATTAGAAGGCAGAAAATTGGAAGGCATTTTATTGACACATGCACATATGGATCACGTTGAGTTAATCCATATGTTTGATTGTCCAATCTATATGCATTTAGATGATGCGCATTTGCTGTTTGAAGATCAATATAATGGATACCATCCTAATAAACACCCTTATATGAGAAAAGCTTTAAAACTTAAATATGTAGCTGATGGCACAAAGCTAGCTATGGGTGATGGTTTTATAGAAGTTATTCATACACCAGGGCATACTAAAGGTAGTGTATGCTATTTATATGATTCTAAGTTATTTGCAGGAGATACTTTGTTTAGAGAAAGTGTTGGAAGACATGATTTGTATTCGGGTTCATTAGTTGAATTGAGGAAAAGTATCATTAAATTAATGAAATTGCCTGGTCAGACTAAGGTTTATCCAGGACATGATGAAAATACAACGATAAGGTATGAACAAAAGCATAATCCCTATTATATAAAATGGGCAAAACAACAAAAAAAATGA
- a CDS encoding dihydrofolate reductase family protein, whose translation MGYVILQVAVSLDGYISRKDHSVDFLETIDPSFQNHFTSFIDSIDFIIMGSKTYDVMLKFGDIPFKDKNIYVLTKRTYESTNENIIFTEMPIKGLTDELSGNIWLFGGASVIQSFMKNNLVDELQLYIVPKTIGDGIPLFYEHNQLNNWKLISHEKFSDNLYVIYKKQK comes from the coding sequence ATGGGATATGTTATATTACAGGTCGCTGTCTCGCTAGATGGTTATATCTCAAGAAAAGATCATTCCGTAGATTTTTTAGAGACTATAGATCCTAGTTTTCAAAATCATTTCACCTCTTTTATCGATTCTATTGATTTCATTATTATGGGTTCTAAAACATATGATGTGATGTTAAAATTTGGTGATATTCCTTTTAAAGATAAAAATATATATGTTTTAACTAAACGAACTTATGAAAGCACCAATGAAAACATAATTTTTACTGAAATGCCCATAAAGGGGCTAACAGATGAATTATCAGGAAATATTTGGCTTTTTGGAGGCGCAAGTGTAATTCAAAGTTTTATGAAAAACAATTTAGTTGATGAATTACAATTATATATAGTTCCTAAAACCATTGGAGATGGTATTCCTTTGTTTTATGAACACAATCAATTAAATAATTGGAAATTAATCTCACATGAAAAATTTTCGGATAATTTATATGTTATCTATAAAAAACAAAAATAA